From the Sphingomonas phyllosphaerae 5.2 genome, one window contains:
- a CDS encoding superoxide dismutase family protein: protein MRRMTMMAGIGLASLALAACNDEGKMATGTPVAGGASATAMLMTATGAPVGRATATEVGGGVRFTIDASGMPAGTHGAHVHMVGRCDAPDFASAGGHWNPTQMKHGTMNPQGPHQGDLPNLVIGTDGRGNIGATIPAATLAGMMDADGAAMVIHAQADDLKTDPSGNSGGRIACGVFQPA, encoded by the coding sequence ATGCGACGGATGACGATGATGGCGGGGATCGGCCTGGCGAGCCTGGCGCTGGCGGCGTGCAACGACGAGGGCAAGATGGCGACCGGGACGCCGGTGGCGGGTGGCGCGAGCGCGACCGCGATGCTGATGACGGCGACCGGCGCGCCGGTGGGCCGCGCCACCGCGACCGAGGTGGGCGGCGGCGTGCGCTTCACGATCGACGCCAGCGGGATGCCGGCCGGAACGCACGGCGCGCATGTGCACATGGTCGGGCGCTGCGATGCGCCGGACTTCGCCAGCGCCGGCGGCCACTGGAACCCGACGCAGATGAAGCATGGAACGATGAACCCGCAGGGGCCGCATCAGGGCGACCTGCCGAACCTCGTGATCGGCACGGACGGGCGCGGCAACATCGGCGCGACCATTCCGGCGGCGACGCTGGCCGGGATGATGGACGCCGACGGTGCGGCGATGGTGATCCACGCGCAAGCGGACGACCTGAAGACCGACCCGAGCGGCAATTCCGGCGGGCGAATCGCGTGCGGGGTGTTCCAGCCCGCCTGA
- a CDS encoding spinster family MFS transporter has translation MAGEDDARASGYAWYVLGLLFLVYVLNFVDRQVISILAEDIKRDLNLRDEDLGFLYGTAFGVFYALFGIPLGRLADNWHRVRLMTAGLSLWSAMTALSGLSATGAQLAAARVGVGVGEATASPSAYSLISDYFPKKLRATALSIYSAGLYVGGGCSLFVGGLVVQKWNHAYPGGGPLGLAGWQAAFLAVGLPGLALAAVVATLREPLRGAVEGLPTPPPHPAPFRAFRDELVTILPPLTLIGAARLGRRALLVNLAGLAVTIALVALLHAAGEPLPQWIAVGVGAYAVFSWSCALRRRDPPTFALIVGTPAFLCTVVAYGLNAFMAYASSFWAAPYAIRVLGVAPAQAGLFIGGAGAAAGFIGVTTGGLIADRMRRTNPAGRLVPVIASAVLPVPFMIAGYTTAAPAILYVCVFCAQVFAAWGLGAAAAATQDLVLPRMRGTATATFFIGTTLIGLALGPYLAGRISTLTGSLSTGMLSLLLSVPLTVAAGLVAYRRFPAAERSREERARAAGEPI, from the coding sequence ATGGCCGGAGAAGACGACGCCCGCGCAAGCGGCTATGCGTGGTACGTGCTGGGGCTGCTGTTCCTGGTCTACGTCCTCAACTTCGTCGACCGGCAGGTGATCTCGATCCTCGCCGAAGACATCAAGCGCGACCTGAACCTGCGCGACGAGGATCTCGGCTTCCTCTACGGCACCGCGTTCGGGGTGTTCTATGCGCTGTTCGGCATTCCGCTCGGGCGATTGGCGGACAATTGGCACCGCGTCCGGCTGATGACCGCCGGCCTGTCGCTATGGTCGGCGATGACGGCGCTGTCGGGGCTGTCGGCGACCGGAGCGCAACTGGCGGCGGCGCGCGTCGGGGTCGGCGTCGGGGAGGCGACTGCCTCGCCGTCGGCTTACTCGCTGATCTCGGACTATTTTCCGAAGAAGCTGCGCGCCACCGCGCTGTCGATCTACTCCGCCGGACTCTACGTCGGTGGCGGCTGTTCGCTGTTCGTCGGCGGGCTGGTCGTCCAGAAGTGGAACCACGCCTATCCCGGTGGCGGGCCGCTCGGGCTCGCCGGCTGGCAGGCGGCGTTCCTCGCGGTCGGATTGCCCGGGCTGGCGCTGGCGGCAGTGGTCGCGACGCTGCGCGAACCGCTGCGCGGCGCTGTGGAGGGCTTGCCGACGCCACCGCCGCATCCGGCGCCGTTCCGCGCCTTTCGCGACGAACTCGTCACGATCCTCCCACCGCTGACGCTGATCGGCGCCGCACGACTCGGTCGCCGCGCGCTGCTGGTCAATCTCGCCGGGCTCGCCGTCACGATCGCGCTCGTGGCGCTGCTGCACGCCGCCGGCGAGCCGTTGCCGCAATGGATCGCGGTCGGGGTCGGGGCCTACGCCGTCTTCTCGTGGAGTTGCGCGCTGCGCCGCCGCGATCCGCCGACCTTCGCGCTGATCGTCGGCACGCCGGCGTTCCTCTGCACCGTCGTGGCCTACGGGCTAAACGCCTTCATGGCCTATGCGTCGAGCTTCTGGGCGGCGCCCTATGCGATCCGCGTGCTGGGCGTCGCACCGGCGCAGGCGGGGCTGTTCATCGGCGGCGCGGGCGCGGCGGCGGGGTTCATCGGCGTCACCACCGGCGGGCTGATCGCGGACCGGATGCGCCGCACCAACCCCGCCGGACGGCTGGTCCCGGTGATCGCCAGCGCGGTGCTGCCGGTCCCGTTCATGATCGCCGGCTATACGACCGCGGCTCCCGCGATCCTCTACGTCTGCGTCTTCTGCGCGCAGGTCTTTGCGGCCTGGGGGCTCGGCGCAGCCGCGGCGGCGACCCAGGATCTGGTCCTGCCGCGGATGCGCGGCACGGCGACCGCGACCTTCTTCATCGGCACCACGCTGATCGGGCTCGCACTCGGGCCGTATCTGGCCGGGCGGATCTCGACGCTGACCGGCAGCCTGTCGACCGGGATGCTGTCGCTGCTGCTCAGCGTCCCGCTCACGGTGGCGGCCGGGCTGGTCGCCTACCGCCGCTTTCCCGCCGCCGAACGCTCCCGCGAGGAGCGCGCCCGTGCGGCGGGGGAGCCGATCTAG
- a CDS encoding M61 family metallopeptidase, whose product MHEAARDAAHDPDTFVIPAPSDCPYVAPLTLHVDASDRWRGILRVRETIPVEVTGTGAVGGGGEVVLLYPKWLPGFHAPVAPIELLSGLSFTADGRQLGWRRHPTMVHAFAVAAPPGVETIEAEFQFLSPTDAAQGRVISSPELLCLPWNAAVLYPAGHGADQIRLDAHLTLPEDWSAACAIPSRRTERNRLTFERSSLDTLIDSPVLAARHLRTYALDEYVNLRVAAAEPHLLEANAAQIAAHAAVTAEAALLFGSRPFDRFEMLLALSDTLSTAGVEHHRSFEAVSVPGYFAEWDDHVTRRDTIPHEFIHSWNGKHRRGADSCTASFDRPIQNSLLWVYEGQTQYWTNVLCARAGLWTTEQTLGALAINAARYDARPGSRWRPLLDTTRDPIIAARSPLPWPSWQRSEDYYAEGALLWLEVDTRLRELSGDTCSLDDFARRFFGGVDGDWSTRPYDIDEVIDALEALAAFDWRDFLLHALRDTRDGTLLGGVERGGYRLHYGDTPNAFQQCQEAETGIADFTHTIGLTVSGDGRVGDVLWHGAAFDAGLTIGATIVAVEGRSFSVERLRAALIGPENAERELLVQRGSTVRPVMLRIPGHLRYPCLVRLPDTPDRLGAILRSRRGS is encoded by the coding sequence ATGCACGAAGCCGCGCGCGACGCCGCGCATGATCCGGACACGTTTGTCATCCCTGCGCCATCGGACTGCCCGTATGTCGCGCCGCTTACCCTTCACGTCGACGCAAGCGACCGCTGGCGCGGTATCCTGCGGGTTCGCGAGACCATCCCGGTCGAGGTCACAGGCACGGGCGCGGTCGGGGGCGGGGGCGAGGTCGTTCTTCTCTATCCCAAGTGGCTGCCCGGCTTCCATGCGCCGGTCGCGCCGATCGAGTTGCTGTCCGGGCTGTCGTTCACCGCGGACGGGCGACAACTCGGATGGCGCCGCCACCCGACCATGGTGCACGCGTTTGCCGTAGCGGCGCCGCCGGGCGTGGAGACGATCGAGGCTGAATTCCAGTTCCTCTCGCCAACCGATGCAGCGCAGGGAAGGGTGATCAGTTCGCCCGAGCTGCTCTGCCTGCCGTGGAACGCAGCGGTCCTCTATCCGGCGGGCCATGGCGCGGACCAAATCCGGCTCGATGCGCACCTGACGCTGCCCGAGGATTGGTCGGCGGCTTGCGCGATCCCGTCGCGTCGGACGGAGCGCAACCGGCTGACGTTCGAACGAAGCTCGCTGGACACGCTGATCGATTCGCCGGTGCTCGCCGCCCGGCACCTGCGCACCTATGCGCTGGACGAGTACGTCAATCTGCGGGTCGCGGCGGCGGAACCGCACCTGCTGGAAGCGAACGCGGCGCAGATCGCGGCGCACGCCGCCGTCACGGCGGAGGCGGCGCTGCTGTTCGGCTCGCGTCCATTCGACCGGTTCGAGATGCTGCTGGCGCTCAGCGACACGTTGAGCACCGCCGGGGTGGAGCACCACCGATCGTTCGAGGCGGTCAGCGTACCCGGTTACTTCGCCGAGTGGGACGATCACGTAACCCGCCGCGACACGATCCCGCACGAGTTCATCCATAGCTGGAACGGCAAGCATCGGCGCGGCGCGGATTCCTGCACGGCCTCCTTCGACCGCCCGATCCAGAACAGCCTGCTGTGGGTGTACGAGGGACAGACGCAATATTGGACCAACGTGCTGTGCGCGCGCGCCGGCCTGTGGACCACCGAGCAAACCCTCGGCGCGCTGGCGATCAACGCCGCCCGTTACGATGCGCGCCCCGGCAGCCGCTGGCGGCCGTTGCTCGACACGACGCGCGATCCGATCATCGCCGCGCGAAGCCCATTGCCGTGGCCGAGCTGGCAGCGCAGCGAGGATTATTATGCGGAGGGCGCGCTGCTGTGGCTCGAGGTCGACACGCGCCTGCGCGAGCTGTCGGGCGACACCTGCTCGCTCGACGATTTCGCGCGCCGCTTCTTCGGTGGCGTCGATGGCGACTGGTCGACCCGCCCTTATGACATCGACGAGGTCATCGACGCGCTGGAAGCGCTCGCCGCCTTCGACTGGCGCGATTTCCTGCTGCACGCGCTCCGGGATACGCGCGACGGAACGCTGCTCGGCGGCGTGGAGCGCGGTGGATACCGGCTGCATTACGGGGATACACCCAATGCGTTCCAGCAATGCCAGGAAGCCGAAACCGGTATCGCCGACTTCACGCACACGATCGGTCTTACCGTTTCGGGCGACGGTCGCGTCGGTGATGTGCTGTGGCATGGCGCCGCGTTCGACGCCGGTCTGACGATCGGCGCGACGATCGTGGCGGTCGAGGGGCGCTCTTTCTCGGTGGAGCGACTCCGCGCGGCGCTGATCGGACCGGAGAACGCGGAGCGGGAATTGCTGGTGCAGCGCGGCTCGACGGTGCGCCCGGTGATGCTGCGCATCCCCGGACACCTTCGCTACCCCTGTCTCGTTCGCCTTCCCGACACGCCGGACCGGCTGGGCGCAATCCTGCGATCGCGGCGCGGATCGTAG
- a CDS encoding Crp/Fnr family transcriptional regulator, with product MIERHFAKLRARGLLSEDEEHAIRNAVAEIRTVPADAVVVPAYEVQDHSTLLLDGILCRYKDLRNGQRQITELHVAGDFADLHSFTLKYLDHDVMSLTPARLAIVPHTALRNLTERFPSLARSYWFSTNLDAAIHREWELSLGRRSASARVAMLLSELHQRLFLVGLADAAGYELRLTQTDIAECTGLTNVSVNRVLRDLRERGAVLFAAGRVKILDRAALWRAAEFDPRYLYLDGAAGKRIEQFT from the coding sequence TTGATCGAACGTCATTTTGCAAAGCTCCGCGCACGCGGCCTGCTGTCCGAAGACGAAGAGCATGCGATCCGCAACGCCGTCGCCGAGATCCGCACCGTTCCCGCCGATGCCGTCGTCGTGCCCGCCTATGAGGTTCAGGATCACAGTACCCTGCTGCTCGACGGAATTTTGTGCCGGTACAAGGATCTGCGCAACGGACAGCGCCAGATCACCGAGCTGCACGTCGCGGGCGACTTCGCCGACCTGCACAGCTTCACGCTCAAGTATCTCGATCACGACGTTATGTCGTTGACCCCGGCGCGGCTCGCCATCGTCCCGCATACGGCGCTGCGCAACCTGACCGAGCGTTTCCCGTCGCTGGCGCGCAGTTATTGGTTCAGCACCAATCTCGACGCCGCGATCCATCGCGAGTGGGAGTTGTCGCTGGGACGTCGCAGCGCCTCGGCGCGCGTCGCGATGCTGTTGAGCGAACTGCATCAGCGGCTGTTCCTCGTCGGTCTCGCCGATGCTGCAGGCTATGAGCTGCGGCTGACGCAGACCGACATCGCCGAATGCACCGGGCTCACCAACGTGTCCGTCAACCGCGTGTTGCGGGATTTGCGCGAGCGCGGCGCCGTGCTGTTCGCCGCCGGGCGGGTGAAGATCCTCGACCGCGCGGCATTGTGGCGGGCGGCGGAGTTCGACCCCCGCTATCTCTACCTCGACGGCGCGGCGGGGAAGCGGATCGAGCAGTTTACCTAG
- a CDS encoding sodium:solute symporter family transporter → MTLQTIDLVVVIGYAIGIFALAQWVSRDKAGETKDTSDYFLASKSLPWWAVGASLIAANISAEQIVGMAGSGYAIGLAIASYEWMAGATLLIVGKFFLPIFLHNRIYTMPQFLEQRYGSSIRTIMAVFWLALYIFVNLTSIIWLGSIAVNQVAGVDQNVALVGLGAFAVLYQLRGGLKAVALTDIVQVTLLVFGGLMVSALTLKTIGGDAGIIGGFAELTRRVPGHFDMILSPDNPHYKELPGLAVLVGGMWIANLSYWGFNQYIIQRALAAKSQQEAQKGIVFAAFLKLLMPLVIVLPGIAAVVLAPDLAKPDQAYPAMLRLLPPGLLGLVFAALIAAIIASTASKINAIATIFTLDLYAKRLHRQTAAQDGTADPAGERKLVLVGRIAACVSIVIAMLTARPLIGQSDQAFQFIQEFSGFFTPGITVIFLLGLFWKRANEAGAIAAAVASVVLSYVLREALPDLPFLNRMSLVFFASLALAVTLSLLVRSRADANRVTLEGVEFRTTTGFNAACLGIVLILIALYATWW, encoded by the coding sequence ATGACGTTGCAGACGATCGATCTGGTCGTAGTGATCGGCTATGCGATCGGCATTTTCGCGCTGGCGCAATGGGTCAGCCGCGACAAGGCCGGCGAGACCAAGGACACGTCCGACTATTTCCTGGCGTCCAAGTCGCTGCCGTGGTGGGCGGTCGGCGCGTCGTTGATCGCCGCCAATATATCTGCCGAACAGATCGTCGGCATGGCCGGGTCGGGCTATGCGATCGGGCTCGCGATCGCCTCCTACGAATGGATGGCGGGCGCGACGTTGCTGATCGTCGGCAAGTTCTTCCTGCCGATCTTTCTCCACAACCGCATCTACACGATGCCGCAGTTCCTGGAGCAGCGCTATGGCAGCTCGATCCGCACGATCATGGCGGTGTTCTGGCTGGCGCTGTACATCTTCGTGAACCTCACCTCGATCATCTGGCTCGGCTCGATCGCGGTGAACCAGGTGGCGGGCGTCGACCAGAACGTCGCGCTCGTTGGTCTCGGGGCGTTCGCGGTGCTCTACCAGCTGCGCGGCGGGTTGAAGGCGGTGGCGCTGACCGACATCGTGCAGGTGACATTGCTGGTGTTCGGCGGGCTGATGGTGTCCGCGCTCACGCTGAAGACGATCGGCGGCGATGCCGGGATCATCGGGGGCTTCGCGGAGCTGACGCGGCGCGTGCCCGGACATTTCGACATGATCCTGTCGCCCGACAATCCGCACTACAAGGAATTGCCGGGGCTGGCGGTGCTCGTCGGCGGCATGTGGATCGCCAACCTGAGCTATTGGGGGTTCAACCAATATATCATCCAGCGCGCGCTGGCGGCGAAGAGCCAGCAGGAGGCACAGAAGGGCATCGTCTTCGCCGCTTTCCTGAAGCTGTTGATGCCGCTGGTGATCGTGCTGCCGGGCATCGCCGCCGTGGTGCTGGCGCCCGATCTCGCCAAGCCAGACCAGGCCTATCCGGCGATGCTGCGGCTGTTGCCGCCGGGCCTGCTGGGGCTCGTTTTCGCGGCGCTGATCGCGGCGATCATCGCGTCCACCGCATCCAAGATCAACGCGATCGCGACGATCTTTACGCTCGATCTCTATGCCAAGCGCCTCCACCGACAGACCGCGGCGCAGGACGGCACGGCCGATCCGGCCGGCGAGCGCAAGCTGGTGCTGGTCGGCCGGATCGCCGCCTGCGTGTCGATCGTGATCGCGATGCTGACGGCGCGCCCCCTGATCGGCCAGTCCGATCAGGCGTTCCAGTTCATCCAGGAGTTCTCCGGCTTCTTCACGCCAGGCATCACCGTCATCTTCCTGCTCGGCTTGTTCTGGAAGCGCGCGAACGAGGCTGGCGCGATCGCCGCGGCCGTCGCGTCGGTGGTGCTGTCCTACGTGCTGCGCGAGGCGCTTCCCGACCTGCCGTTCCTCAACCGCATGAGCCTGGTGTTCTTCGCGAGCCTCGCGCTTGCGGTCACGCTGTCGCTGCTGGTGCGGTCGCGCGCCGATGCCAATCGCGTCACGCTGGAGGGCGTCGAGTTCCGCACCACCACCGGCTTCAACGCCGCGTGCCTGGGGATCGTGCTGATCCTGATCGCGCTCTACGCCACCTGGTGGTGA
- a CDS encoding TspO/MBR family protein has product MTRRIPITGASVAGNTAARGLVEGGTKEVDRSRAPDRSRTEEQRAAGLSPLAALGIVGAVLGVSAVVGRRNAPDPSHPGIRRWYRKLDKPGYTPPDAAFGAVWPVLEAGLAVGGYRLLRRPRSAARNTATGLWLLNTAMIGGWTALFFREKKLGASAVASGVMIASSAAYVAAAAKEDRVAAAVGVPFVAWLGFATVLAERIWRDNPREGG; this is encoded by the coding sequence ATGACCCGCCGTATCCCGATCACCGGTGCCAGCGTCGCCGGGAATACCGCGGCGCGGGGGTTGGTCGAAGGAGGGACGAAGGAGGTGGATCGTTCCCGTGCCCCGGACCGCTCCCGTACCGAAGAGCAGCGCGCGGCCGGCCTGTCGCCGTTGGCGGCGCTGGGCATCGTCGGCGCGGTGCTGGGCGTCAGCGCCGTGGTCGGGCGGCGCAACGCGCCCGATCCGTCGCATCCCGGCATCCGCCGCTGGTACCGCAAGCTCGACAAGCCGGGCTATACGCCGCCGGACGCGGCGTTCGGCGCGGTGTGGCCGGTGCTGGAAGCCGGGCTGGCGGTCGGCGGCTATCGGTTGTTGCGGCGGCCGCGCTCGGCGGCGCGCAATACGGCGACCGGACTGTGGCTCCTGAACACCGCGATGATCGGGGGCTGGACCGCCTTGTTCTTCCGCGAGAAGAAGCTGGGGGCGAGTGCGGTGGCGTCGGGCGTGATGATCGCCTCGAGCGCCGCCTATGTCGCTGCCGCGGCGAAAGAAGACCGTGTGGCGGCGGCGGTAGGGGTGCCGTTCGTGGCGTGGCTCGGCTTTGCGACGGTCCTGGCGGAGCGGATCTGGCGCGACAATCCGCGGGAGGGAGGATGA
- a CDS encoding threonine aldolase family protein, translating into MTTTQPQQFASDNYAGICPEAFAAMAEANAGSATAYGADGWTQRATDAFRDLFDTACDVFFVFNGTAANSLALAALCQSYHSVICSSSAHVETDECGAPEFFSNGSKLLVAPSSDGKLTPDAVRRLATSRSDIHFPKSRVVTITQPTETGLVYTVAEIEAIAATCRSLDLKLHMDGARFAHACAALGCAPADITWRAGVDVLCFGGTKNGMGVGEAIVFFDPALSVDFDYRCKQAGQLASKMRFLAAPWVGLLESGAWLRNAAHGNACAARLAAALANLPDVRLMVPVEANAVFLDAPAAVLDGLRARGWQFYTFIGGGARFMFAWDAAIERVDALAADLRAVCQRADREVMAAA; encoded by the coding sequence GTGACGACGACGCAGCCTCAGCAATTCGCGAGCGACAATTACGCGGGCATCTGCCCGGAGGCGTTTGCGGCCATGGCGGAGGCGAATGCCGGTTCGGCGACCGCCTATGGCGCCGATGGCTGGACGCAGCGCGCGACCGACGCGTTCCGTGACCTGTTCGACACCGCCTGCGACGTGTTCTTCGTCTTCAACGGCACCGCCGCGAATTCGCTGGCACTCGCCGCGCTGTGCCAATCCTATCACAGCGTCATCTGCTCGTCGTCCGCACACGTCGAGACCGACGAATGCGGCGCACCGGAATTCTTCTCGAACGGATCGAAGCTGCTCGTCGCGCCATCGTCGGACGGCAAGCTGACCCCCGATGCGGTACGGCGGCTGGCGACCAGCCGCTCCGACATCCACTTCCCGAAATCGCGCGTCGTTACGATCACGCAGCCGACCGAGACCGGGCTGGTCTACACGGTCGCCGAGATCGAGGCGATCGCGGCGACATGCCGGTCGCTGGACCTGAAGCTGCACATGGACGGCGCGCGGTTCGCGCATGCGTGCGCCGCGCTGGGCTGCGCGCCCGCCGACATCACGTGGCGCGCGGGCGTCGACGTCCTGTGCTTCGGCGGTACCAAGAACGGGATGGGGGTCGGCGAGGCGATCGTCTTCTTCGACCCCGCCTTGTCGGTCGACTTCGACTATCGCTGCAAGCAGGCCGGACAGCTTGCGTCCAAGATGCGCTTCCTCGCGGCGCCGTGGGTGGGATTGCTGGAGAGCGGCGCGTGGCTGCGCAACGCCGCGCACGGCAATGCCTGCGCCGCCCGGCTCGCCGCCGCGCTGGCGAATCTGCCCGACGTTCGGCTGATGGTGCCGGTCGAGGCGAACGCCGTCTTCCTCGACGCGCCGGCAGCGGTGCTCGACGGGCTGCGCGCGCGCGGCTGGCAGTTCTACACCTTCATCGGTGGCGGCGCGCGGTTCATGTTCGCGTGGGATGCCGCGATCGAGCGTGTCGATGCGTTGGCCGCCGATCTGCGTGCGGTCTGCCAGCGGGCGGATCGCGAGGTCATGGCCGCCGCCTGA
- the lldD gene encoding FMN-dependent L-lactate dehydrogenase LldD: MTIISSPLDFRHAAQRRLPRFLFDYADGGAGSEMTLRANVDDLARLGLRQRVLRDVSDIDLSTELLGTRRRLPLALAPIGIGGMYRRRGETQAARAATAAGIPFTLSTVGLCSLAEVRRATPGPLWFQLYVIRDRAFMADLIATAKAEGAEALVFTVDMPVPGSRYRDAHSGMSGPRGPLRRALQAIGKPGWAWDVGVHGRPHALGNLLPVLGASSGMNDYMGWLGANFDPSIAWDDIAWIRAAWDGPLIIKGILDPDDARAAADAGADAIVVSNHGGRQLDGASSTARALPAIAEAVKGRVAVLADSGVRSGLDVVRMLALGADGVLLGRAWLYALAAGGEAGIAALLALIEKEMRVAMALTGVRRIAEIDRSILMD, encoded by the coding sequence ATGACGATCATCTCGTCGCCGCTCGATTTCCGTCACGCCGCGCAACGCCGGTTGCCACGCTTCCTCTTCGACTATGCCGATGGCGGCGCGGGCAGCGAGATGACGTTGCGCGCCAATGTCGACGATCTCGCCCGGCTCGGGCTGCGGCAGCGCGTGCTGCGCGACGTGTCGGATATCGACCTGTCGACCGAATTGCTCGGCACGCGGCGCCGGTTGCCGCTGGCGCTGGCGCCGATCGGGATCGGCGGCATGTACCGGCGGCGCGGCGAGACGCAGGCAGCGCGCGCCGCAACGGCCGCGGGCATCCCTTTCACGCTATCGACGGTCGGGCTCTGCTCGCTGGCCGAGGTGCGCCGCGCGACGCCGGGGCCGTTGTGGTTCCAGCTCTACGTCATCCGCGACCGCGCCTTCATGGCGGACCTGATCGCGACCGCCAAGGCCGAGGGTGCGGAGGCGCTGGTGTTCACCGTCGACATGCCGGTGCCCGGCTCGCGGTATCGCGACGCGCATTCGGGGATGTCGGGGCCGCGCGGGCCGCTCCGCCGTGCGCTGCAGGCGATCGGCAAGCCCGGTTGGGCGTGGGACGTCGGCGTGCACGGACGCCCGCACGCGTTGGGCAACCTGCTGCCGGTGCTGGGCGCGTCGTCCGGAATGAACGATTACATGGGCTGGCTCGGCGCGAACTTCGATCCGTCGATCGCGTGGGACGACATCGCGTGGATCCGTGCCGCCTGGGACGGGCCGCTGATCATCAAGGGCATCCTCGACCCCGACGATGCGCGTGCCGCGGCCGATGCCGGGGCCGATGCGATCGTGGTTTCGAACCATGGCGGGCGGCAATTGGACGGAGCGTCCTCCACCGCGCGCGCATTGCCGGCGATCGCCGAAGCCGTGAAGGGGCGTGTCGCGGTGCTGGCCGACTCGGGCGTACGCTCCGGGCTCGACGTGGTGCGGATGCTCGCGCTCGGCGCGGACGGCGTCTTGCTCGGCCGCGCGTGGCTCTATGCGCTGGCGGCCGGCGGCGAAGCGGGGATCGCCGCGCTGCTGGCGCTGATCGAGAAGGAGATGCGCGTCGCGATGGCGCTCACCGGCGTGCGGCGCATCGCCGAGATCGACCGCTCGATCCTGATGGACTAG
- a CDS encoding DUF3833 family protein: protein MSLDLMAPAMARGAIGQAESGSYPCAVRWSRMLLAVMLAASVPDFDPLRFFAGQTHGEARLKVILRAKKPVSVRGEGMLQPDGSLLLDQIVTEGDKPPRERHWRLHRIAPGRYAGTLTDARGPVEGIVTGNRMRLRFVSNDGFRIRQSMTLAPDGRSVANRLVAKRFGIAVAVLTEQITKLD, encoded by the coding sequence GTGAGCCTCGATCTGATGGCCCCGGCTATGGCGCGCGGCGCGATCGGGCAAGCGGAAAGCGGGTCGTATCCGTGCGCCGTGCGTTGGTCGCGCATGTTGCTCGCCGTCATGCTCGCCGCTTCCGTACCCGATTTCGATCCACTCCGTTTCTTCGCCGGGCAAACTCACGGCGAGGCGCGACTGAAGGTCATATTGCGGGCGAAAAAGCCGGTTTCGGTGCGCGGTGAGGGGATGCTTCAGCCCGATGGCAGCCTGCTGCTCGACCAGATCGTGACAGAGGGCGACAAACCGCCGCGCGAACGCCACTGGCGCCTTCATCGGATCGCGCCCGGCCGCTATGCCGGCACGCTGACCGACGCGCGCGGCCCGGTGGAGGGCATCGTGACCGGCAACCGCATGCGGCTGCGCTTCGTCAGCAACGACGGCTTTCGCATCCGCCAGTCGATGACGTTGGCACCGGACGGACGCAGCGTCGCGAACCGTCTGGTCGCCAAGCGCTTCGGCATCGCGGTGGCGGTGCTGACCGAACAGATCACGAAGCTCGACTGA